In the Flagellimonas sp. HMM57 genome, one interval contains:
- a CDS encoding phosphoenolpyruvate carboxylase — MSNSLLQEKRLDEFKKSITNKFNIYNSLFLSLPYRNIQNVAMLVPLLLEQCEKGLKAGKTPQDILEKFFENYTDFKSERERLDFMFKIIQYVERQVVLYDSVEDAAFSRLQQYSNSLSIKDYFDMVGQDKNWDKIAKKLSTFSARIVLTAHPTQFYTPAILNIISELQLLINDNKVNAIDTTMQQLGLTSLINFKKPTPLDEAKNIIYILRHKYYDAIGELFQYIKTNIGNEDFSNYDIMKLGFWPGGDRDGNPFVTAKITKQVADELRLTLMKCYYNELKELRKKMTFKGLQVVLNDLSDKLYRAMFDVNFTISYSEIVTVLNGIKEDLTTNYHSLYLNDLNRFMDKVHIFKTHFATLDIRQDHSKHYQVVESVLKKHGAIKNGLDELSEDELINWLLKKEVSLNPDDFEEDIVKETITNIKQLKGIQDTNGEDGCNRYIISNSEDIFSVLFVFGLFRWCGWNQDEITFDIVPLFETMKGMDAAEEVMQTLFDNPTYQKHLEYRGNAHTIMLGFSDGTKDGGYLKANWSILKTKEILSKVCKKNNIKAIFFDGRGGPPARGGGKTHRFYAAQTKDVANHEIQLTIQGQTITSTYGTKVQFIHNSEQLLTAGLSNNLYGKEHVISTSQRKLIEELSELSFAKYDALKKHEKFIPYLEHRSTLKYYTKANIGSRPGKRGSKKQLELSDLRAISFVGSWSQLKQNVPGYFGLGTAISTLKEQGRLKEVKKLYKDVPFFRALMHNSMMSLAKTNFELTSYMKHDKEYGDFWTILHDEYQLSKKLLLEISGHKILMEDEAVSRESVKIREKIVLPLLVIQQNALYHITQNSEFKELYEKIVTRSLYGNINASRNSA, encoded by the coding sequence ATGAGTAACTCTTTACTGCAAGAAAAACGACTGGATGAGTTTAAAAAGTCTATAACCAATAAATTCAATATCTATAACAGTCTATTCCTTTCGTTGCCCTATCGCAATATTCAGAATGTTGCCATGTTGGTGCCGTTGCTTCTTGAACAGTGCGAAAAAGGGCTGAAAGCTGGTAAAACCCCTCAAGATATTTTAGAAAAGTTTTTTGAAAACTACACTGATTTTAAAAGCGAACGGGAGCGTTTGGATTTCATGTTCAAGATAATTCAATATGTCGAAAGGCAGGTGGTGCTCTATGATAGTGTGGAGGATGCAGCATTTTCAAGATTACAGCAATATAGTAACTCCCTTTCTATAAAAGATTATTTTGATATGGTAGGGCAAGACAAGAACTGGGACAAAATAGCGAAAAAGTTGTCTACGTTCAGCGCACGAATAGTACTCACAGCTCACCCAACACAATTCTACACTCCCGCAATATTGAACATTATTTCGGAACTACAGTTGTTGATCAATGACAATAAGGTCAATGCTATTGATACCACGATGCAACAACTGGGTCTTACCTCATTGATAAACTTTAAAAAACCAACACCTTTAGACGAAGCAAAAAATATCATCTACATTCTTAGGCATAAATATTATGATGCCATTGGTGAACTTTTTCAGTATATAAAGACCAACATTGGCAATGAGGATTTCTCAAACTACGATATTATGAAACTTGGTTTTTGGCCGGGAGGGGATCGAGATGGAAACCCTTTTGTAACGGCCAAAATCACAAAGCAGGTAGCAGACGAACTACGGCTCACTTTAATGAAATGCTATTACAATGAGTTGAAAGAACTACGAAAAAAGATGACTTTTAAAGGACTTCAAGTAGTCTTGAACGATTTGAGCGATAAGTTGTACCGCGCCATGTTCGATGTAAACTTTACTATCAGTTATTCAGAGATAGTAACGGTTCTAAATGGCATCAAGGAAGATTTAACAACCAATTATCACAGCTTGTACCTCAATGATTTGAATAGATTTATGGATAAGGTGCATATTTTTAAAACGCACTTTGCGACATTAGATATAAGACAGGATCATAGCAAGCACTACCAAGTTGTAGAATCTGTACTTAAAAAACACGGGGCTATAAAGAATGGCTTGGATGAGTTGTCGGAAGATGAATTAATAAATTGGTTGCTTAAAAAAGAGGTGTCGCTGAATCCAGACGATTTTGAGGAGGATATCGTTAAAGAGACCATTACTAATATCAAACAATTAAAAGGTATTCAAGATACCAATGGGGAAGACGGTTGCAATCGTTACATTATCAGTAATTCAGAGGACATTTTTTCTGTATTGTTCGTTTTTGGATTGTTTAGATGGTGCGGTTGGAACCAAGATGAGATTACTTTCGACATTGTACCACTTTTTGAAACAATGAAAGGTATGGATGCTGCGGAAGAAGTGATGCAAACGTTATTCGATAATCCTACATATCAAAAGCATTTGGAGTATAGAGGAAATGCACACACGATAATGCTCGGTTTTTCGGATGGTACAAAAGATGGTGGATACCTTAAAGCCAATTGGTCGATTTTAAAGACCAAGGAAATTTTGAGCAAAGTCTGTAAAAAGAACAATATAAAAGCCATTTTTTTTGATGGTAGGGGAGGGCCACCAGCTAGAGGCGGTGGAAAAACCCACCGTTTCTATGCAGCACAGACCAAAGATGTTGCCAATCATGAAATACAACTTACCATTCAGGGCCAGACCATAACCAGTACTTATGGTACAAAGGTACAGTTCATTCACAATTCGGAACAATTGCTTACGGCAGGTTTGAGCAATAATCTATATGGAAAAGAGCATGTGATTTCTACTTCACAACGCAAGTTGATAGAAGAATTGTCCGAATTAAGTTTTGCCAAGTATGACGCTTTAAAAAAGCATGAAAAATTCATTCCCTATTTGGAACATCGCAGTACGTTAAAGTATTATACCAAAGCAAATATTGGAAGTAGACCTGGTAAACGGGGTAGTAAGAAACAGTTGGAGCTATCAGATCTAAGGGCAATTTCTTTTGTGGGTTCTTGGAGCCAGTTAAAACAAAACGTACCTGGTTATTTTGGATTGGGAACTGCTATTTCCACGCTTAAGGAACAGGGTCGACTAAAAGAGGTAAAAAAGCTTTACAAAGATGTTCCTTTTTTTAGGGCATTAATGCACAACAGTATGATGTCGTTGGCAAAGACCAACTTTGAGCTGACCAGCTATATGAAGCATGATAAGGAATATGGTGACTTCTGGACTATTTTGCATGATGAGTATCAATTATCCAAAAAATTACTTTTGGAAATTTCTGGACATAAAATCCTCATGGAAGACGAAGCGGTATCACGTGAATCCGTTAAGATTCGTGAGAAGATAGTCTTACCTTTATTGGTGATTCAGCAAAATGCATTGTACCATATAACACAGAACTCCGAATTTAAAGAGCTCTATGAAAAAATAGTGACTCGGTCTCTATATGGTAATATTAATGCGAGTAGGAATTCTGCCTAA
- a CDS encoding LytTR family DNA-binding domain-containing protein: protein MKYKAIVIDDSTIQCLATSVLVKNHPQLEFAGSYSDPYEGIKTIYDNKIDIVFLDVLMEKVDAFELMDNVEINSAIILNSTWSRFAVKAFEYGVNDFLIKPLPKAKFYRSVEKVIQQIESKKTFEKKIETYFFSETLSNLT from the coding sequence ATGAAATATAAGGCCATCGTCATTGACGACTCCACAATTCAATGTTTAGCTACAAGCGTATTAGTAAAAAATCATCCCCAATTAGAATTTGCAGGCAGTTATAGTGATCCTTATGAGGGCATAAAGACCATTTACGACAATAAAATCGATATTGTCTTTCTAGACGTTTTAATGGAAAAAGTTGATGCCTTTGAACTAATGGACAACGTTGAGATTAATTCAGCAATAATTTTAAATTCTACATGGAGCCGTTTTGCTGTAAAAGCATTTGAATATGGTGTAAATGATTTTTTGATAAAGCCCTTACCCAAAGCAAAGTTTTACAGATCGGTTGAAAAGGTCATCCAACAGATAGAATCTAAAAAAACCTTTGAGAAAAAAATTGAAACTTATTTTTTCTCTGAAACTTTGTCCAATTTAACGTAA
- a CDS encoding M20/M25/M40 family metallo-hydrolase — protein MKKSFFLLFSISCFSIFPQDSTAIKSHVAHAINELKDFVSIPNDALNADDIDDNILWLKKKFGERGFNTAELETDNLPLFFAALPMEDSKPTMLIYMHFDGQSVDASKWDQPNPYTTVLKKPIENGFEAISFEALDDDINYDWRLFGRSTSDDKGPIVMLLNAIDLLKEDGKEIPFNLKVILDSEEEKGSKPLPNAVKQYGELLKADFLVINDGPVHSSGNPTVIYGCRGITSMTLTTHGPAKPQHSGHYGNYAPNPGFQLTQLLATMKDKDGRVLIPGYYDGITIDDTIMEVLKSVPDNDAAISEKLQFKSAEKVGGFYQEALQYPSLNIRGLSSGWTGKKVRTIIPESATAELDLRLVPESDGTRLKKLVKDHIKKQGYAVLDHTPSKEERMAQDNIITITEGSVTDAFRTDLNNPYGDFLAKTLQDTFKKDVVRIRIMGGTVPIAPFINELQMPAFIVPMVNSDNNQHSPNENLKIGQLAYGIKVFFNILSTPYQPN, from the coding sequence ATGAAGAAGTCATTCTTTTTACTTTTTTCAATTTCCTGTTTTTCGATTTTTCCTCAAGATTCCACGGCCATTAAATCTCATGTGGCGCATGCTATAAATGAACTTAAAGATTTTGTTTCCATCCCTAACGATGCTTTAAATGCCGATGATATCGATGACAACATCCTTTGGTTAAAAAAGAAGTTTGGGGAACGTGGCTTCAATACAGCAGAACTGGAAACAGACAACCTGCCCCTGTTTTTTGCTGCTTTACCTATGGAGGATTCCAAACCAACTATGCTTATTTATATGCATTTTGATGGACAGTCCGTAGATGCATCCAAATGGGACCAGCCAAATCCCTATACAACTGTTTTGAAAAAGCCAATTGAAAATGGTTTTGAAGCTATATCCTTTGAAGCTCTAGATGACGATATTAACTACGATTGGCGCCTTTTTGGTCGTTCAACTTCCGATGACAAAGGACCAATTGTCATGCTCTTAAATGCTATTGATCTGCTTAAAGAAGATGGAAAGGAAATTCCATTTAACCTTAAAGTGATTTTAGATAGTGAGGAAGAAAAAGGAAGCAAACCCTTGCCCAATGCGGTAAAACAATACGGGGAACTTTTAAAAGCTGATTTTCTGGTCATAAATGATGGTCCGGTTCATTCATCGGGTAATCCAACCGTGATTTATGGCTGCCGTGGCATTACATCCATGACCTTAACAACCCATGGCCCAGCAAAACCACAGCACAGTGGGCACTATGGTAATTACGCACCAAACCCTGGTTTTCAGTTGACCCAATTATTGGCAACCATGAAGGATAAAGATGGTAGGGTACTTATTCCCGGGTATTACGATGGTATTACCATAGATGATACCATAATGGAAGTTCTTAAGAGTGTACCGGACAATGACGCTGCCATATCTGAAAAACTACAGTTTAAATCAGCAGAAAAAGTTGGTGGTTTTTATCAAGAAGCACTACAATATCCTTCTTTAAACATTAGAGGTTTAAGCTCTGGATGGACAGGTAAAAAAGTACGTACCATTATTCCTGAAAGTGCAACGGCAGAACTCGACTTACGGTTGGTTCCCGAAAGTGATGGAACACGGTTGAAAAAGCTGGTCAAGGACCATATAAAAAAACAGGGATATGCTGTTTTAGATCATACTCCATCTAAAGAAGAGCGTATGGCACAGGATAATATCATTACCATAACCGAAGGAAGTGTTACGGATGCATTTCGAACAGACCTCAATAATCCTTACGGAGACTTTTTAGCCAAAACCCTTCAAGATACTTTTAAAAAAGATGTAGTCCGCATTCGAATTATGGGTGGTACCGTACCTATTGCTCCTTTTATCAATGAATTGCAAATGCCGGCCTTTATTGTTCCAATGGTAAATTCGGATAACAACCAACATAGTCCTAATGAGAATTTAAAAATTGGACAGTTGGCGTACGGGATAAAAGTGTTTTTCAATATTTTGAGCACTCCTTACCAACCAAATTGA
- the trpA gene encoding tryptophan synthase subunit alpha — translation MNRIKQKLQEDKKLLSIYFSAGYPNLDDTVKIIQDLEKNGVDMIEIGLPFSDPLADGPTIQESSTAALKNGMHTELLFQQLKDIRKSVSIPLIVMGYFNPMFQYGVEAFCKKCHEIGIDGLIMPDLPLDVYKDEYEAIYKKYGLINVFLITPQTSDERIKAIDEASDGFIYMVSSASTTGAKQGFSDDTEQYFERIAGMNLNNPQIVGFGISNSETFDQATRKAKGAIIGSAFIKHLTKNGTENIGGFVKGIR, via the coding sequence ATGAACCGAATAAAACAAAAACTACAAGAAGATAAAAAACTACTTTCCATATACTTCTCGGCAGGTTACCCTAATTTGGACGACACTGTAAAAATCATTCAAGATTTGGAGAAAAACGGAGTGGACATGATTGAAATCGGGTTACCCTTTAGCGACCCATTAGCAGATGGCCCCACCATACAGGAAAGTTCTACCGCAGCACTCAAAAACGGTATGCATACCGAACTACTCTTTCAGCAACTTAAAGATATTCGAAAAAGTGTCTCCATTCCATTAATCGTAATGGGTTATTTTAATCCTATGTTTCAATATGGCGTAGAGGCGTTTTGTAAAAAATGTCATGAAATTGGGATAGATGGGCTCATTATGCCAGACCTTCCTTTAGATGTCTATAAAGATGAATATGAGGCTATTTATAAAAAATATGGCTTGATCAATGTCTTTTTAATAACGCCACAAACGAGCGATGAACGTATTAAAGCTATTGATGAAGCGTCCGATGGCTTTATTTATATGGTGAGTTCAGCCAGCACAACTGGAGCAAAGCAAGGATTTTCGGATGATACTGAACAATACTTTGAAAGAATTGCAGGAATGAACCTAAATAACCCACAAATTGTTGGTTTTGGTATAAGTAATTCTGAAACTTTTGATCAGGCAACAAGGAAGGCCAAAGGCGCCATAATAGGTTCCGCTTTTATTAAGCACCTGACTAAAAATGGAACTGAAAACATTGGTGGTTTTGTGAAGGGAATTCGCTAA